One part of the Marinobacter sp. MDS2 genome encodes these proteins:
- a CDS encoding DUF6502 family protein, translating to MTTTNTNPLNKALYRILRPLARLLLRNGVPFSEFADLVKRAYVEAALEDFADGRRKPTDSRAAVMTGLTRKEVKRQRDLLAGEHSGSERRSHANRASRVVSGWVRDAAFQSADGQPAMLPFEGEGSFTELVRKYSGDMPPRAVLDELFRVGVVSADEQTGKLHLQKRAYVPAGDSEEMLQIFGEDVSDLVATIDHNLTESQPGRAPLFQRTLTYDNIPADVIERWQQFAAEKSQRLLEELDQWLAPYDQDVSQHPSNSNTDRVRTGVGVFYFEDPIQARSAADSTLSDDHHQPEPLAGDPNEPGIH from the coding sequence CTCTGGCCCGATTGCTGTTGCGCAACGGTGTACCGTTCAGCGAATTTGCTGATCTGGTGAAGCGTGCTTATGTGGAGGCAGCCCTCGAAGACTTTGCCGATGGGCGACGCAAGCCAACCGATTCCAGAGCCGCCGTGATGACGGGGCTCACCCGCAAAGAAGTTAAACGACAGCGCGATTTACTGGCCGGCGAACACTCCGGCAGCGAACGCCGTTCCCACGCCAACCGTGCTTCCCGCGTGGTGTCTGGTTGGGTTCGGGATGCTGCTTTTCAATCGGCTGACGGCCAACCTGCCATGCTGCCCTTTGAAGGTGAAGGCAGCTTCACCGAGCTAGTACGCAAATACAGTGGCGATATGCCGCCTCGAGCTGTTTTGGACGAGTTGTTTCGCGTAGGTGTAGTTTCGGCCGATGAACAAACCGGCAAGTTGCACCTTCAGAAACGCGCATACGTGCCGGCGGGCGATAGCGAAGAAATGCTGCAGATCTTCGGAGAAGACGTCTCGGATCTGGTGGCAACGATTGATCACAACCTAACCGAAAGCCAGCCCGGCCGGGCACCACTGTTTCAAAGAACACTCACCTACGACAACATCCCCGCAGACGTGATCGAACGCTGGCAACAGTTTGCGGCCGAGAAATCGCAGCGATTGCTGGAAGAACTAGACCAGTGGCTGGCACCTTACGACCAGGATGTCTCGCAACACCCCTCTAACAGCAACACAGACCGGGTGCGCACCGGGGTGGGGGTGTTTTATTTTGAAGATCCGATTCAGGCCCGCAGCGCTGCTGATTCCACCTTATCTGATGACCATCACCAGCCTGAACCGCTGGCAGGAGACCCAAATGAACCCGGTATCCATTAA